A window of Pedobacter lusitanus contains these coding sequences:
- a CDS encoding DUF1015 family protein, which produces MLALKASSCNGRSNGGIAGMLDNRLPENKELTNAHISANLKKMILAGDFYQEEHPCIFIYEITQGTHVQTGVWAVTDLDDFENGHIKTHEATVDSNSVGLINYRNEVGLEGGPLLMTYRPSRAISSILNQLKRAEANSVYYANKVFHRIWTVYDLKTIRQLSLYFAELQHVYLADGHHRLMAAVKYRNIARETLAEQANFNFISSFYLSSDQLRIKESYRVIIPAEEICVDQVFRALKKIFSVTRSQRNEPVRPQQEREFGLFMEGKWYRMVYKLHDRTGLPDACLLQQKVFEPLFKIENTETDPQVTSVGGAGALTEIQHMLAENPVAIAFTLAVINADQLMEIAQRGIKLPPKSTWVEPKIPFGLLLRKL; this is translated from the coding sequence ATGTTAGCGCTCAAAGCTTCCTCCTGTAATGGGAGGAGCAATGGGGGCATCGCCGGGATGCTGGATAACAGGCTTCCTGAAAATAAAGAGCTGACCAACGCGCATATTTCAGCGAATCTCAAAAAAATGATACTCGCTGGTGATTTTTATCAGGAAGAGCATCCCTGTATCTTTATTTATGAAATAACACAGGGTACTCATGTGCAAACAGGTGTATGGGCAGTAACCGATCTGGATGACTTTGAGAATGGTCATATCAAAACGCATGAAGCTACGGTAGATTCTAATTCCGTGGGTTTAATTAACTACAGGAATGAAGTTGGGCTGGAAGGCGGACCTTTATTAATGACCTACCGGCCGAGCAGGGCTATCAGCTCAATTTTAAATCAGCTCAAAAGGGCTGAAGCTAATTCTGTGTATTATGCCAATAAGGTCTTCCACAGGATATGGACAGTTTATGATCTGAAAACGATCCGGCAGCTGAGTCTGTATTTTGCTGAACTGCAGCATGTTTATCTTGCTGATGGACATCATCGCCTGATGGCAGCAGTTAAATACAGAAATATAGCCCGCGAAACTTTAGCGGAACAGGCAAACTTTAATTTTATCTCTTCTTTTTATCTATCCAGTGATCAGCTGAGAATCAAAGAGTCTTACCGCGTTATAATTCCTGCTGAAGAAATCTGTGTTGATCAGGTTTTCAGGGCATTAAAAAAGATCTTTTCGGTAACCAGATCACAACGTAATGAACCTGTAAGACCCCAGCAGGAACGTGAATTCGGCCTGTTTATGGAAGGTAAATGGTACCGGATGGTTTACAAACTGCATGATAGAACCGGTTTGCCGGATGCGTGTTTATTACAGCAAAAGGTATTTGAACCATTATTTAAGATTGAGAATACAGAGACAGACCCGCAGGTAACTTCTGTAGGTGGTGCCGGAGCTTTAACGGAAATTCAACATATGCTGGCTGAGAATCCTGTTGCAATTGCCTTTACACTGGCGGTTATTAACGCGGATCAGCTGATGGAGATTGCCCAGCGGGGGATCAAACTTCCTCCGAAATCTACCTGGGTAGAACCAAAGATTCCTTTTGGTTTGTTACTGAGAAAATTATAG
- a CDS encoding N-acetyltransferase, producing the protein MENQMIFVRVATLNDIRYADEIVRETEASAIVRGSGIAKRSPESIAQKMRDGRAVIAVTSSGEWAGFAYFQPYENNKFVSNSGLIVSPVFRNSGVAKAIKERVFKMSRMMYPDAKIISITSGAAIMKMNSALGFEPVTFSDITHDEFFWEGCKSCVNYDILEGKKKCNCLCTAMLFDPEKNQADTVPAEVLRHFPMYFFRS; encoded by the coding sequence ATGGAAAATCAAATGATATTTGTGCGTGTTGCCACATTAAATGATATCAGATATGCCGATGAAATAGTTAGGGAGACTGAAGCCTCTGCAATTGTAAGAGGATCAGGAATTGCAAAACGTTCTCCTGAATCAATAGCACAGAAAATGCGTGATGGCAGAGCTGTGATTGCTGTTACCAGCAGCGGAGAATGGGCGGGTTTCGCTTATTTTCAACCCTATGAAAACAATAAATTCGTTTCCAACTCCGGCCTGATTGTTTCTCCTGTATTCAGGAATTCGGGAGTTGCCAAAGCCATTAAAGAAAGAGTTTTCAAAATGTCAAGGATGATGTATCCTGATGCAAAAATCATAAGTATCACTTCGGGTGCAGCAATTATGAAGATGAATTCTGCTTTAGGTTTTGAACCGGTTACTTTCTCAGATATTACTCATGATGAATTCTTTTGGGAAGGTTGTAAAAGTTGTGTGAATTATGACATCCTGGAAGGCAAGAAAAAATGTAACTGCTTATGTACAGCTATGTTATTTGACCCGGAAAAAAATCAGGCAGATACTGTTCCTGCCGAAGTATTAAGACATTTTCCTATGTATTTTTTCAGAAGCTAA
- a CDS encoding M20 family metallo-hydrolase gives MKQDFEYQTDQDSFFPYQVESFELLKQLIATPSFSGQEEKTANLIESFLQDNYVFTLRKHNNIWCYNLHFDHTKPTILLNSHHDTVRPTAAYNKNPFEPVVSDGKLYGLGSNDAGGALVSLIATFLHFFKRRDLPFNICLAATAEEENSGDKGLKCILSDLLPVSFAIVGEPTNMQMAIAEKGSMVLDCKSFGRSGHAAREEGDNAIYRALKDIQWFSSYVFPIESRVMGPVKMTVTEVNAGIQHNIVPAECNFTVDIRLTDAYTEKELLHIIQNHTFCEFTVRPGVLKPSCINQLHPIVKTGLSIGRSAYISPTSSDQGWLDMPSVKMGPGESARSHTADEFIYLEEIKEGMDLYVQLLESLFPYLVNNPGSKGE, from the coding sequence ATGAAACAAGATTTTGAATATCAGACTGATCAGGATTCTTTTTTCCCTTATCAGGTAGAATCCTTTGAATTATTAAAACAACTTATCGCAACACCTTCATTTAGCGGACAGGAAGAAAAAACGGCTAATCTCATCGAGTCATTTCTTCAGGATAATTACGTATTCACTTTAAGAAAGCATAATAACATCTGGTGTTATAATCTTCATTTTGACCATACCAAGCCAACAATTCTGCTGAATTCACATCATGATACCGTCCGCCCTACAGCTGCTTATAATAAAAATCCTTTCGAGCCTGTTGTGAGTGATGGCAAATTATACGGGCTGGGAAGTAATGATGCCGGCGGGGCACTGGTTTCGCTGATTGCAACTTTCCTCCATTTCTTTAAAAGAAGAGATCTGCCTTTCAATATTTGTCTGGCAGCAACTGCCGAAGAAGAAAACTCCGGTGATAAAGGGCTTAAATGTATACTGAGTGATCTTCTTCCTGTTTCTTTTGCCATTGTTGGTGAACCAACCAATATGCAGATGGCCATTGCAGAAAAGGGCTCAATGGTACTGGATTGTAAATCTTTCGGGCGTTCGGGGCATGCCGCCAGAGAAGAGGGAGATAATGCGATATACAGAGCGTTAAAGGATATTCAGTGGTTTTCATCTTATGTGTTCCCGATTGAATCGAGAGTTATGGGGCCGGTTAAGATGACGGTTACAGAAGTGAATGCAGGGATACAGCATAATATTGTTCCGGCAGAATGTAATTTTACGGTGGATATCAGATTGACAGATGCTTATACTGAAAAGGAACTCTTACATATTATTCAGAATCATACTTTTTGTGAATTCACAGTTCGTCCGGGGGTATTAAAACCTTCGTGTATCAACCAGTTACACCCTATAGTTAAAACAGGTCTTTCTATTGGAAGATCTGCGTATATTTCTCCTACCAGTTCAGATCAGGGCTGGCTGGATATGCCTTCTGTGAAGATGGGGCCCGGTGAATCGGCCCGGTCACATACGGCTGATGAATTCATTTATCTGGAAGAAATTAAAGAAGGAATGGATCTGTATGTTCAGCTACTGGAATCGTTGTTTCCTTATCTGGTAAACAATCCCGGATCTAAAGGAGAATAA
- the fucP gene encoding L-fucose:H+ symporter permease produces the protein MRKNHFAVVLIISLFFLWGFALNLNPILIPHLKKACQLSDTQSAFIDSASYIAYFLLAIPAGKFMKRFGYKGGIVLGLLLFAFGAFLFYPAAVTRSYVFFLVALFIIASGLAFLETAANPYITVLGDEKGATQRLNFAQSFNGLAATLAPLLGGMFILSGEKLDPAAEAAMSPEQLNVYLNHEASSVKIPFLIIGAVVLLVAVFLIRTPLPEIEDHEGDANQSGSLLREKNLMFGVIAQFFYVGAQVCVGSFFIRFSAHVAGIAEKSAALYLSGALLGFMAGRFIGTFLMQYISPPKLLAVYSLINIALIAAAVTMNGMAAVYALMGVVFFMSIMFPTIFSLSIRGLGSRMKEGSSLVIMAIVGGAVFPVLMGKVSDMTNIHTAYIVPALCFAVVFYFALTNLKVKKIKLTTAH, from the coding sequence ATGAGAAAGAATCATTTCGCTGTAGTACTGATCATATCCCTGTTTTTTTTGTGGGGCTTTGCATTAAACCTGAATCCTATCCTTATTCCTCATTTAAAAAAAGCATGTCAGCTTTCAGATACACAATCTGCATTTATAGACTCTGCGTCTTATATTGCTTACTTTCTGCTCGCCATTCCTGCTGGTAAATTTATGAAGAGATTTGGTTACAAGGGAGGTATTGTACTGGGGTTATTGTTATTTGCATTCGGGGCATTTCTTTTTTATCCTGCAGCTGTAACCAGGTCTTATGTATTCTTTTTAGTAGCCCTGTTTATTATCGCCAGTGGTTTAGCCTTTCTGGAAACAGCAGCTAATCCTTATATAACTGTATTGGGTGATGAAAAGGGAGCTACACAGCGATTAAATTTTGCACAGTCTTTTAACGGCCTTGCTGCTACTCTGGCGCCGCTTTTAGGTGGGATGTTTATTCTATCAGGGGAAAAACTTGACCCGGCTGCAGAAGCAGCGATGAGCCCGGAGCAGCTTAATGTTTATCTGAATCATGAGGCTTCGTCTGTTAAAATCCCCTTTTTGATTATAGGTGCTGTGGTATTACTGGTTGCTGTTTTTCTGATCAGAACTCCATTACCTGAAATTGAAGATCATGAAGGTGATGCTAATCAAAGCGGATCGCTGTTAAGGGAAAAGAATCTGATGTTTGGTGTGATTGCACAGTTTTTTTATGTTGGTGCACAGGTTTGTGTAGGTAGTTTCTTTATCCGTTTTTCTGCTCATGTGGCCGGTATCGCCGAAAAATCAGCAGCACTATATCTTTCCGGCGCTTTGCTTGGCTTTATGGCAGGCCGGTTTATCGGAACTTTCTTAATGCAATATATTTCGCCACCTAAACTGCTGGCTGTTTATAGCCTGATTAATATTGCCCTGATTGCTGCGGCGGTAACGATGAATGGTATGGCTGCGGTGTATGCATTGATGGGAGTTGTGTTTTTTATGTCTATTATGTTTCCTACTATATTTTCACTGAGTATCCGCGGATTGGGGTCAAGAATGAAAGAGGGCTCTTCTTTAGTGATTATGGCCATTGTTGGCGGAGCAGTTTTTCCTGTTCTGATGGGAAAAGTATCTGATATGACTAATATTCATACGGCATATATTGTACCGGCTTTATGTTTTGCAGTTGTTTTCTATTTTGCACTGACCAATCTGAAAGTAAAAAAGATTAAATTAACTACTGCACATTAA
- a CDS encoding amidohydrolase family protein, with translation MKIDAHQHFWKYDRERHDWIGEEMAVIRRDFLPEDLAGLLLENEIDGCIAVQADQSAEETAFLLQLADSADFIKGVVGWVDLQATDIKDQLDQYSEYKLLKGFRHILQAEKQRDLCLANSFQRGIASLEHYGFAYDILIHEDQLPFIPALVSRFPNQRFVIDHLAKPGIRKKEIRDWKKGIEQVAVNENVSCKISGLVTEADLKTWTDDDFTPYLDVVVNAFGTNRIMYGSDWPVCLAAGNYTRVLQLVKSYFSSFSTFEQELFFGQNAKAFYCLNE, from the coding sequence ATGAAGATTGATGCGCATCAGCATTTCTGGAAGTATGACAGAGAGAGACATGACTGGATTGGTGAGGAGATGGCTGTTATCCGCAGGGATTTCCTGCCTGAAGATCTTGCGGGGTTACTTCTTGAAAATGAGATAGATGGCTGTATAGCTGTTCAGGCAGATCAGTCGGCAGAGGAAACAGCATTTTTATTGCAGCTGGCAGACTCCGCTGATTTTATTAAAGGGGTAGTAGGATGGGTAGATCTGCAGGCGACAGACATTAAAGATCAGCTGGATCAGTATAGTGAATATAAGCTTTTAAAGGGATTCAGACATATTCTGCAGGCAGAAAAACAGCGTGACTTATGTTTGGCAAATTCTTTTCAGCGGGGCATAGCTTCGCTGGAGCATTACGGATTTGCGTATGATATCTTAATTCATGAAGATCAGCTGCCCTTTATTCCTGCACTGGTATCGCGTTTTCCAAATCAGCGTTTTGTTATAGATCATCTGGCAAAACCGGGTATCAGGAAAAAAGAAATCAGAGATTGGAAAAAAGGGATTGAACAGGTGGCAGTAAATGAAAATGTATCCTGTAAAATATCGGGACTGGTAACTGAGGCCGATTTAAAAACATGGACAGATGATGATTTTACTCCTTATCTGGACGTAGTGGTTAATGCTTTCGGAACTAACCGGATCATGTACGGATCAGACTGGCCGGTATGTCTGGCAGCAGGAAATTATACCAGAGTTTTACAATTGGTAAAGTCGTATTTTAGTTCTTTTTCTACCTTTGAGCAGGAGCTTTTTTTTGGACAGAATGCAAAGGCATTTTACTGCCTAAATGAATAA
- a CDS encoding AraC family transcriptional regulator, whose protein sequence is MTNSAIITIDIDTALSDSFSTAYLSAESFQLNLSCRISFNQLLFFKKGKGKLLIDGESYTVSPNTLILLAKNQVYSFKINQGLEAYSLCFGDCFWEKTPASSNNCKATLFNAASANQYLKLQKDDAAELNRLFQEILAEFNTADYSNKGDVLAAFLKILIIKIANFHALLAKITDRNDHKIYQKFVDLLANNYQVSHDVTFFAEKLNISSRKLTELCRKHAGKGAKDIIQLQLVAEAKRFLQFSSRSIKEISSMLNFSNPYQFSHFFKKNTSFPPERYRKQITGFGI, encoded by the coding sequence ATGACAAACTCAGCTATTATTACAATTGATATCGATACTGCATTATCAGATTCTTTTTCAACGGCTTATTTATCAGCTGAATCTTTTCAACTGAACCTGAGCTGCAGAATCAGTTTTAACCAGTTGCTTTTTTTTAAGAAAGGTAAAGGTAAATTACTGATCGATGGAGAAAGTTATACGGTTTCTCCGAATACACTGATTTTACTGGCTAAAAACCAGGTCTATTCATTTAAAATAAATCAGGGGCTGGAAGCTTATAGTCTTTGTTTTGGAGACTGTTTCTGGGAAAAAACGCCTGCAAGTTCCAATAACTGCAAGGCTACTTTATTTAATGCAGCTTCAGCAAATCAATATCTGAAACTTCAGAAAGATGATGCGGCTGAACTTAACAGGTTATTCCAGGAAATACTCGCAGAGTTTAATACAGCTGATTATTCCAATAAGGGTGATGTGCTGGCTGCATTCCTGAAGATCCTGATTATTAAGATAGCTAATTTTCACGCCTTGCTGGCAAAGATTACTGACCGGAACGATCATAAGATCTATCAGAAATTTGTCGATCTGCTGGCTAATAATTATCAGGTTTCACATGATGTGACTTTTTTTGCAGAAAAACTGAATATCTCCAGCAGGAAACTGACAGAGCTTTGCAGAAAACATGCGGGTAAAGGTGCTAAAGATATAATTCAGCTTCAGCTTGTAGCTGAAGCAAAAAGATTTTTGCAGTTCAGTTCCAGGTCTATCAAAGAAATTTCTTCCATGCTGAACTTTTCCAATCCTTACCAGTTTAGTCATTTTTTTAAGAAAAACACTTCTTTTCCACCAGAAAGGTATAGGAAACAGATTACAGGTTTTGGCATTTAA
- a CDS encoding HD domain-containing protein, with product MSVTQPKSVAGIVIPDSKIASQATELLREYGTDFIYNHSLRVFLFSALKGNREGFIYDPELLYVSSVFHDLGLTKKYSSPDKRFEVDGANAARDFLQSHGLPKEALQLVWDAIAFHTTIGIAEYKEPEVALMYSGVGLDVMGEGYEQLSTAHREEIISVFPRTDFKKKIIPTFFSGFEHKTETTFGNIKADVCAYMIPNFERKNFCDCILCSPWSE from the coding sequence ATGTCAGTTACTCAACCGAAATCTGTTGCGGGAATTGTTATTCCGGACAGTAAAATTGCATCTCAGGCCACAGAATTACTTCGTGAATATGGTACGGATTTTATTTATAACCACTCCTTAAGGGTTTTCTTGTTTTCAGCTTTAAAAGGGAACCGGGAAGGGTTTATCTACGATCCGGAACTATTGTATGTGAGTTCCGTTTTTCATGATCTGGGATTGACTAAAAAATATTCAAGTCCTGATAAACGTTTCGAAGTAGATGGTGCCAATGCAGCACGGGATTTCCTTCAAAGTCATGGTCTGCCAAAAGAAGCTTTACAACTGGTATGGGATGCAATTGCTTTCCACACGACTATTGGCATTGCTGAATACAAAGAACCGGAAGTAGCATTGATGTATTCTGGTGTGGGTTTAGATGTGATGGGAGAGGGATATGAGCAATTAAGTACTGCCCACAGGGAGGAAATTATTTCTGTTTTTCCCAGAACAGATTTTAAAAAGAAAATCATTCCGACTTTCTTCTCAGGTTTTGAACATAAAACAGAAACCACTTTTGGGAATATTAAAGCAGATGTCTGTGCTTATATGATTCCCAATTTTGAGCGGAAAAACTTTTGTGACTGCATTTTGTGTTCACCATGGTCTGAATAA
- a CDS encoding M28 family metallopeptidase, which produces MKKTILYLAVTVSCFTACKPGEKNENITSPDSAAVKMINDSSFAGHIKVLASDEFQGRKPFTAGETRSINYLKEQFSLLGLKPGNGDSYFQEVPMVEIKSVPDNKMIFKGAGGEVAADYLTGFVAGTRRVQPKVSLNNSEVVFAGYGIVAPEFKWNDYAGLNVKGKTVIVMINDPGFADSTLFRGKNMTYYGRWTYKFEEAARQGAAGILIIHDTGPAAYPWSVVRSGWSKSKLQAEEKDNNMSRAIVEGWISQETARSLFKLSGQSEAIFAAARKPGFKAVDLKLNTSLNITNTIKKSVSNNVVAVIPGTKRPQESIIYSAHWDHLGIGEKVNGDSIYNGAVDNATGVAALLELAGAFRKLAKKPERSIVFVSFTGEEQGLIGSEYYAKHPVYPVSQTVADINMDMMGIAGKTKDIVVYGYGQSELEDYAEVSAKKQGRVIVKDPVPSSGLYYRSDHFNFAKVGIPSLFTGSGVDNILHGREWGLKQVADYTKSRYHSPQDNFDAITDRSGMVEDVRLLFDMGYRLSNETTYPKWKNGSEFKAVREKK; this is translated from the coding sequence ATGAAGAAAACTATCCTTTATTTAGCCGTTACAGTTTCTTGTTTTACAGCCTGTAAGCCGGGTGAGAAAAATGAAAATATAACCTCACCCGACTCCGCAGCTGTAAAGATGATTAATGATTCCAGTTTTGCTGGTCATATTAAAGTTTTGGCCTCTGATGAATTTCAGGGACGTAAACCGTTTACTGCCGGGGAAACCAGGTCAATCAATTATCTGAAAGAGCAATTCAGTCTGCTGGGGCTTAAACCTGGAAATGGAGACAGTTATTTTCAGGAAGTACCTATGGTGGAAATTAAATCTGTTCCCGATAATAAAATGATATTTAAAGGAGCAGGAGGCGAAGTAGCTGCAGATTATCTGACCGGTTTTGTAGCGGGAACAAGGAGAGTACAGCCTAAGGTAAGTTTAAATAATTCTGAAGTAGTATTCGCAGGTTACGGGATTGTTGCTCCGGAATTTAAATGGAACGATTATGCTGGTTTAAATGTAAAGGGTAAAACAGTGATTGTGATGATCAATGACCCGGGTTTTGCCGATTCTACTCTTTTTAGGGGGAAGAATATGACTTATTATGGGCGCTGGACTTATAAATTTGAAGAAGCTGCCCGCCAGGGAGCTGCTGGTATATTGATTATACATGATACCGGACCTGCTGCTTATCCCTGGTCTGTAGTGCGCAGTGGCTGGTCAAAATCTAAGCTGCAGGCAGAAGAAAAAGACAATAATATGTCCAGAGCGATTGTCGAAGGGTGGATTAGCCAGGAAACTGCCAGATCTTTATTTAAACTCAGTGGTCAGTCTGAAGCTATTTTTGCTGCTGCACGTAAACCGGGTTTCAAAGCGGTGGATCTGAAATTAAACACTTCACTGAATATCACCAATACGATTAAAAAATCTGTCTCCAATAATGTAGTGGCTGTGATACCTGGAACGAAAAGACCACAGGAAAGTATTATTTATTCTGCACACTGGGATCACCTGGGGATAGGTGAGAAAGTCAATGGGGATTCTATTTATAATGGGGCTGTAGATAATGCTACAGGTGTCGCTGCACTGCTTGAACTTGCGGGAGCTTTCCGGAAGCTGGCTAAAAAACCTGAACGCTCTATCGTATTTGTTTCCTTTACAGGTGAGGAACAGGGGCTTATTGGCTCTGAATATTATGCTAAGCATCCTGTATATCCAGTCAGTCAAACTGTTGCGGATATTAATATGGATATGATGGGGATTGCGGGAAAAACGAAGGATATTGTCGTTTATGGATATGGGCAATCAGAGCTGGAAGATTATGCAGAGGTATCAGCTAAAAAGCAAGGCAGAGTTATTGTAAAGGATCCGGTACCTTCATCCGGACTCTATTACCGGTCAGATCATTTTAACTTCGCCAAGGTCGGTATACCATCGTTATTCACTGGCTCAGGTGTTGATAATATCCTGCATGGCAGAGAATGGGGATTAAAGCAGGTGGCAGATTATACTAAATCACGTTATCATTCTCCTCAGGATAACTTTGATGCAATTACAGACCGGAGCGGAATGGTTGAAGATGTCAGATTGTTATTTGATATGGGATATCGTTTAAGCAATGAGACTACTTATCCGAAATGGAAAAACGGGTCTGAATTCAAAGCAGTCAGGGAGAAAAAATAA
- a CDS encoding metal-dependent transcriptional regulator, producing MKKTYSEENYLKTIYHLGKNETKVSLKAIADALENNPASVIDMLRKLKEKELITYDKIQGAILTVPGETAALDIIRKHRLWEVFLVEKLQYDWDEVHHIAEQLEHIHDEQLAKKLDDFLGNPEFDPHGDPIPASNGKMPVYANKRLSEFEINETGTVGSVRDTSTPFLKYLKQLNLGLGSKIKVLDKLDFDQSMVITIDDSEPKTVSSKMTDNILLITA from the coding sequence ATGAAGAAAACTTACTCTGAGGAGAACTATTTGAAAACGATTTATCATCTTGGTAAAAACGAAACGAAGGTCAGCCTTAAAGCCATAGCCGATGCCCTGGAAAATAATCCAGCCTCAGTAATTGATATGCTGAGAAAACTTAAGGAAAAAGAACTGATCACTTATGATAAAATCCAGGGAGCAATTCTAACCGTTCCGGGGGAAACAGCAGCACTGGATATTATCAGGAAACATAGGCTATGGGAAGTATTTTTAGTGGAAAAATTACAATATGACTGGGATGAGGTCCATCACATTGCTGAGCAGCTGGAGCATATCCATGATGAACAACTGGCAAAAAAGCTGGATGACTTTTTAGGTAATCCTGAATTTGATCCGCATGGAGATCCGATTCCGGCTTCAAATGGAAAAATGCCTGTTTATGCAAATAAGCGGTTAAGTGAATTTGAAATTAACGAGACAGGTACTGTAGGTAGTGTCAGAGACACCTCCACTCCCTTTTTAAAATACCTGAAACAACTGAATCTGGGTCTGGGTTCCAAAATCAAAGTACTGGATAAATTAGACTTTGATCAGTCAATGGTAATTACCATTGATGATAGTGAGCCAAAAACAGTCTCCAGTAAGATGACAGATAACATTTTATTGATCACAGCATAA